TCCCATGCCTAAAACAGCCGGTTCTCAGGTGATCGGCGGTACGGTAAACGGATTGGGGACCATCACTTTCCGGGTCACCCGCGCTGGAGCCGACACCGCCCTTTCCCAGATTGTTAAACTCGTAGAGGATGCTCAGACTTCAAAGGCACCTATTCAAGAGTTTGCCGATCGCGTCGCTGGTATCTTTGTCCCCATTGTCATCACTCTCTCGTTGTCGACGTTTGTGATATGGATGATCATTTCGCTTCTCTCGTCTTATGGCAGCTTGCCAGAGgttttccattctcctGGCGTGGGCAGATTTGGTGTTTGCCTCAAGCTCTGCATCTCTGTGGTCGTTGTGGCTTGCCCATGCGCTTTGGGGTTGAGCACCCCTACAGCCGTGATGGTCGGTACAGGGGTCGGTGCTAAGAACGGTATCCTTATCAAGGGCGGAAAAGCCCTTGAAGCGTGCAAGGGCGTCAAGAGGGTTGTTTTGGACAAGACTGGAACGGTGACAGAAGGCAGGATGGCTGTTGTCTCGGTCGTTTGGGCTTCCTCGTCTAGCGGTGTCAACATTGGACAAGGGGACTTGGACACTGCCGCCACGTTGTCTACTACAACGTCTGCCAACCCTCTTCAACGACACACTATCATCTCCCTTATTTCTCTTGCCGAAGCCAGGTCTGAACATCCCTTGGGTATGGCTGTTGCCGCGCATGGGCGTGAAATTCTCTCCAACGCTGGCCTTCCACCTCCGAACGGCGAGGTCGTCGAGTTTGAGAGCCATACCGGTGAAGGCCTCGAGGCTGTCGTCAAACTTTCTGGCGGTGCGGTTGAGGAGTGTATCCGGATCGGCAAAGCAGATTTTGTGCTGTCCAACAACAGCAAATTTGGTGAAGCTTATGCTGAGAAGCAACTTAGTATGCCAAGCGAAATCCTCGAGTTTGAACATGATCAAATGGCTCTTGCCAGGACTGTCATCTTCGTCTCAATCATCCGCCCTACCGGTGTGGTTCCCGTCGCCGCCCTCTCTTTATCTGATTCCCCCAAGCCGACCTCCGCTCAAGCCATCCGTGCCCTCAAGAATATGGGTATCAAGGTGACCATGCTTACAGGTGACGCTGCTGCTACCGCTCAAGCGGTCGCCCGACAGGTCGGTAtcgacgaggacgaggttTACTCTGGCGTAAGCCCCAAAGGGAAGGCCAAGATTGTCCAAGATCTTGATGGAGCCAGCGGTGGCGTAGCCATGGTTGGCGACGGTATCAATGATTCTCCCGCTCTTGTTGCAGCTTCTCTCGGTATCGCCCTTTCTTCCGGTACATCTATTGCCATCGAAGCGGCCGATGTCGTCCTCGTGCGATCCGACTTGCTGGACGTTGTTGCAGCCCTCGACTTGGGTCAGGTCATCTTCAGGAAAATCAAGGCCAACTTGATCTGGGCGTGCTGCTATAATGTGCTGATGATCCCCTTGGCGATGGGTGTATTATTGCCATGGGGtatccatcttcatccaatGATGGCTGCGGCGGCTATGGCGTTTAGCAGTGTTTCCGTTGTGGTATCGAGTTTGACTTTGAAGGTGAGCACATATCGAATTGTTACACTCTGGATGATGGTACGGTGCTGATCGGGGGTTttttattttccttttcctttttgtcAGTGGTGGACTCGGCCCCAGTCGTCAATCGCTTCCGGAGAAACCTACATTCACCCAAGTCCTCGCAAGAGTGTTGTGTCTGTCTTCGTCGAGGGCGCCAGAGACACCATCATGGATGGTGTTGATCGCCTTGCAGAGAAGCTACCCTTCTTGAAGAGATTTactgaaagaagaggaaatgtACCCTCGACGGCAGAGTACGAGGCTATTCCTTTAGGTCAAGCGGGAGTGTATGAGGTGTAGGCTATGTTTGTTTCTTATGGACCTTTGGGTTTTGTTTTTTGGTCATTTTCGTAGTAATCTGTGTACATTTTTGAATATTGAATAAATGTATCCTATGCCAATgtttttttattttattttatttcAAACTGGTATTTATACAACATGCTGCATTTGTGCTCCTTCTACATCTAAATGTAGTTTTTATCTAATGATGTACAGTCCCTCCTTTACCCCATTTTTCTTCCAAGAAATCATTCATCCACTCGTACACTTCCCGGTACGCCATCCGCTTATCCATTGAATGATTGCTGAACGTTGCGGGAAAAGAGTAATTAGAcatgtttttttttctttcttttttctttcggGTTGATAAAAACGCTTGGCGGAACTTACGAATCAGTAAACATCCTAAACCTCCACCCTCTCACTTGCTCCTGCGTCAACTTATCCAAAAGCGCCGCACTATTCATATAGTGGACATTATCGTCCCCGCTTCCATGTGCCCAGATGAAATCGACTTTATCGCCCGAAAAGGAAGTGACATTGTTCACTGCCGAGGTGGTGTACCCGTCCTTGTTGGCGGAGGGAGTTGACATGTATCGTTCGGTGTAGATGGAGTCGTAGTAAAGCCAATCTGTGACGGGTGCGACGGCCACTATAGTGTAGtgaaaataaaaataaaaataaaatgtGAGAATGATTTCTAccaagatggaaaggataCAGGGCAAGGCTTACTTCCGAGAGTGAATATACCAGAATCGGCTTCAATAGCCTTACAAGTCATGTATCCTCCATAACTCTAATCATCCCAATCAGCTCTTTTTTTATTCCTCCAAGAGCGACATTCCCAAGAAAAGCAAATTCCGCACTCACCCATCCCCAAATCCCAATCCTCGATCTATCCACATAAACCCTCTTCGCCATCTCCCTCGCCGCCGCGACCTGATCCTGCACCTCCCAATGCCCCAAATCATCCCTCACCGGGTTCCTCAGATTCCTACCTCTAAACCCCGTTCCACGACCGTCGAGCATGATGATAATGTACCGCTGGGAGGCAGCGAGGTAAGAATGCCAATCCCTTTCGAATCGGTTAGACACCATTTGAGAGCCGGGTCCGCCGTAGACGCGGATCAGGACGGGGTACTTTTTGCGGCCGGTGATGTCGAGgttgggaggaaggatcTCGAGCATGTTGAGTTCTGCATATACCGAAGAAAGGAGGCTGTTGTTAGTGGGAAACTGGACGGGAcgagagagatgaaaggGTGCATTACCGTAGCCATCATTTTCGATAGTCGTCCTCGTGACAAGAGGTTTCAAGAATTCTGAAACTGTCTTGTTCAGTCCTGCATTACCTTCCAATAACACATTCGCTCCTTTTCATCCCAACCCGTAGccaaagaaaagggaaaaaagagaaaaacaTCTCATCAGCATTCCCTCCCAGTAGAAAAGTAATCGAAGCCCCCGTTCCCCCCATAAAGATACTCACGATTCTCTCCAGACCCAGCTTCTATCAACCTCTGCCAAGGTACTTCTGGCCCTTTATACCCCAAGACATAATACCCCGCtttgggagagaaggaagcttCAAAATATCCAGGGGAAGTAGTATCTGTCAATGCGGCCATGCTACTCATCGATGCGTCttgatcctcttcatcatcgatgGATGAAAGAGTGGGTAAGGGGATAGAGTAGATGTGTCTGTCGATAGAAGGGGTTGCAGCTGTAAAGTAACTGTATCGTCATGGGATGAATCAGCACATGAACATGTTTATTCATGTGACACAGGTGAGTGAGAGGGGAAAAAGGTGGGGTGGGGGATGTTAAAGAAAAAACATACACAAGGCCCTTTTCGGTATCAACCCCCGATATCTCGGTGACTTCCCATTCTCCTGCAGTGATCCACCGAGGCTTACTAGCGTTCAACGGAGTGAACAGCGCAATGTGGTTGTACCCTTGATTAGGGACGATGTCGAGGTATCCTTGGACTGGCCCTTTAACGGGGATGACGTTCTGGCCCTATAAatgagaaaaagaaacaaagaaaGAATTTTGTACAAGGTTAGCTCGTTTGTTTAGGGAGGAAGTGGGAAGTTATGAAAAGGAGGGCACTTGCATGATCGatccatccatcatcgccttcctccCCGTCCTTCCCTAACCGCCTCACaatctccccttccacctTTGCTTCATGGTCGCTCCCAAACTGGAAAAGAACGACGTTCCCGTCCCTCGCAGCTCTATCAATCTCTTTAACGAGGAGGGCATCATCGGCTACCCAGCCAATTTCGGTGAGGATGCGGTCTGGGAGAGGGAACTCGCCTGGCCAGGTGAGACGTTGTGCGGTGGCCGAggtggcggaggaggagagggaagagagggaaaaagtGTGGACTGTGACGGTGGGGTTGGGTGTACCAGGTTTGGGGTATCTGTTGTAAAAGTCAGCCAGAGTACCACAAgcggaaagaaaaaaggaaaaggggcCCCTACTTCATATCCAGCTCGGTCTGGTACTGATGCACCTTGAACGCATCATTCGATGGGTTATAATACTGCAACTTGAAATCATGTACTTTACTCTCATCGCTTCTCAAAAAAGCAACCCTCTTGCCATCAGGACTCCACCAGAGGGCGGTATCCGTTTCAaacacttcttcttcgtatACCCAGTCGGGGACGCCGTTGAAGATTGTGTGGCTTCCATCGGTTGTTACTCTTACATgtgaaggggaggaggaggaggaggaggggacAGAGGAGAGGTCATCTTCAGAGATGATATAGACGTCGTTCTTACTGACAAACGCCAATGCATGCCCGACAGGCGACCACGTACACTTTGCTATAGTCGGCGGGCTGGTCGGCGGGATGACAGGAAACGTAGCCGAATCTTGTCGACGATGTATCCAGTAGTTCCCGAATGACGAGTGCCGCCACTGTTTGAGATGGTCGGTTCTGAAGAGGACGTACTGCATATCAGCTGAGAGGGCCCATCCCGTCCAGGGGAGTCGATTGCCCTCAAGGTCAAGGACAAGCGATGCGTTGACGAGAAGGGTGTCGGTGGTCATGTTGCGGACGGTGTTGAGGACAATGTTTCCTTCCTTGTTGATATGTGAGAACGTGCCGTCTTCCGCTGTGTACCCGTATGACGAACATGATCAGCATGTAAATGAAAGCAAGATTCTCCATCTGCCCGGTACCTACCCTCCTTGACCCAGTCAATCTGCTTGCTGTAGGCATTGAACGTGCCGTTAAACACATGGTCCATGGTGATATGCTTTGTGCCACCTTTggacgagaaagagggTACCGAGTATCCTGAAGCAGCGAGCACGCCGATGATACCTGCGAAAGTGACGATAACGACGAGGACGGCGAGTACCTTGCGTGACTTGTTCCGAGGATGTGTCTGGGTGGCAGAGTGTGTCAGTCTGTAACAGAAagcgggaagaggagcaaagAGCTTACCCGGCTGGATTCGACAGTGTAGCCCTCtccatcgtcgtcgtctGGATAGACGTGGATACCTTGTTCGATGGTGGGATCGTCTCTGAAAGCCGTGTGTTTTTCCTGGAATGGGTCTATGTCCAGGTTGTCATGGTATatggtggatgtggatgagcGTGGAGAGCGCTGTGGATGGTCATAGTCATAGCCTTGTGGTGGCATCGCAGCGAGCGGGGAGTCGAAAGacgagagatgaagatgcaaTCGCGCGGAGATGTAAATTGTTATTGTCTTGTCGGTTATTGTTGCTGGATGTATCTTTGGATTCCACTCGTCATTCCGCCATGATCAAGTTTATCCTCGTACAAGTAAGCATCGCCGCCATCTGCACCAGCTAATCTCGCACCAGAATAGACAAGGCAAGACACGGCTCTCAAAATGGTATGCCCCgtacgacgacgacgaaaaGGTCAGACATGTTCCCCTCTCTACTTTCATCCACGACTATCCACAACCACTGCTAATATCCACACCCACTCTGCAGGTCAGGTTACG
This Cryptococcus neoformans var. neoformans JEC21 chromosome 14 sequence DNA region includes the following protein-coding sequences:
- a CDS encoding dipeptidyl-peptidase and tripeptidyl-peptidase, putative; this encodes MPPQGYDYDHPQRSPRSSTSTIYHDNLDIDPFQEKHTAFRDDPTIEQGIHVYPDDDDGEGYTVESSRTHPRNKSRKVLAVLVVIVTFAGIIGVLAASGYSVPSFSSKGGTKHITMDHVFNGTFNAYSKQIDWVKEAEDGTFSHINKEGNIVLNTVRNMTTDTLLVNASLVLDLEGNRLPWTGWALSADMQYVLFRTDHLKQWRHSSFGNYWIHRRQDSATFPVIPPTSPPTIAKCTWSPVGHALAFVSKNDVYIISEDDLSSVPSSSSSSPSHVRVTTDGSHTIFNGVPDWVYEEEVFETDTALWWSPDGKRVAFLRSDESKVHDFKLQYYNPSNDAFKVHQYQTELDMKYPKPGTPNPTVTVHTFSLSSLSSSATSATAQRLTWPGEFPLPDRILTEIGWVADDALLVKEIDRAARDGNVVLFQFGSDHEAKVEGEIVRRLGKDGEEGDDGWIDHGQNVIPVKGPVQGYLDIVPNQGYNHIALFTPLNASKPRWITAGEWEVTEISGVDTEKGLVYFTAATPSIDRHIYSIPLPTLSSIDDEEDQDASMSSMAALTDTTSPGYFEASFSPKAGYYVLGYKGPEVPWQRLIEAGSGENRANVLLEGNAGLNKTVSEFLKPLVTRTTIENDGYELNMLEILPPNLDITGRKKYPVLIRVYGGPGSQMVSNRFERDWHSYLAASQRYIIIMLDGRGTGFRGRNLRNPVRDDLGHWEVQDQVAAAREMAKRVYVDRSRIGIWGWSYGGYMTCKAIEADSGIFTLGMAVAPVTDWLYYDSIYTERYMSTPSANKDGYTTSAVNNVTSFSGDKVDFIWAHGSGDDNVHYMNSAALLDKLTQEQVRGWRFRMFTDSNHSMDKRMAYREVYEWMNDFLEEKWGKGGTVHH
- a CDS encoding copper-exporting ATPase, putative, with the translated sequence MATLGSPPHRQRSASNSSLLSSIVNTIPAPLTNLFTSPRVEQRVLLEEDEVPLEEGSQSLSKEAPVGLRRVELRVGGMTCGACVASIESQLKQPGIKSIQISLLAERGVVEYDENFVKADGEHWTDDKIAEEIEDIGFEATVVEKSEVQEVELRVYGLENQEIVSSLLSTTEGIPGVHSAVLLPPYSHLALTHSPLLISLRSIVDTLSASFPQLSFLPVSNNDDSQIASLQKHKEAALWKRTLFLSAIFAVPVFIIGMLSMYLPMWLMGWTMWKVVTGIYLGDLVCLVLTLPVQTWLAKKFYLNAWKSIKHGSATMDVLVVLGTSSAFCYSVLAMFFAMFSSDPDYRPQTFFDTSTMLITFVSLGRYIENIAKGKTSAALTDLLSLTPSSATIYVDPPAEGELPDSSAKTRKVPTELVQVGDVVLLVPGEKIPADGTVLTGSTSVDESMVTGEALPMPKTAGSQVIGGTVNGLGTITFRVTRAGADTALSQIVKLVEDAQTSKAPIQEFADRVAGIFVPIVITLSLSTFVIWMIISLLSSYGSLPEVFHSPGVGRFGVCLKLCISVVVVACPCALGLSTPTAVMVGTGVGAKNGILIKGGKALEACKGVKRVVLDKTGTVTEGRMAVVSVVWASSSSGVNIGQGDLDTAATLSTTTSANPLQRHTIISLISLAEARSEHPLGMAVAAHGREILSNAGLPPPNGEVVEFESHTGEGLEAVVKLSGGAVEECIRIGKADFVLSNNSKFGEAYAEKQLSMPSEILEFEHDQMALARTVIFVSIIRPTGVVPVAALSLSDSPKPTSAQAIRALKNMGIKVTMLTGDAAATAQAVARQVGIDEDEVYSGVSPKGKAKIVQDLDGASGGVAMVGDGINDSPALVAASLGIALSSGTSIAIEAADVVLVRSDLLDVVAALDLGQVIFRKIKANLIWACCYNVLMIPLAMGVLLPWGIHLHPMMAAAAMAFSSVSVVVSSLTLKWWTRPQSSIASGETYIHPSPRKSVVSVFVEGARDTIMDGVDRLAEKLPFLKRFTERRGNVPSTAEYEAIPLGQAGVYEV